One region of Nitrospinaceae bacterium genomic DNA includes:
- the dprA gene encoding DNA polymerase yields MDPKVYWVALNMVVGVGKTLFHRLVNGLESPEQVFRSSRKDLLQVEGIGEKVAGEILKFEVDKHVEREWHFIEKLGLKVVTSQCSSYPSLLKEIYDPPPVLYFKGKDLDQFQVPLAVVGTRAPTNYGKIVTEALCEGLASMGVCIVSGFARGIDTCAHKKALQTGGETVAVFGCGLSHTYPPENRYLRDKIIDQGAIVSEFPVTMRPERNNFPARNRVISGLSHGTLVIEAGEKSGALITAQFALEQGREVFAVPGNINSSKSRETNRLIKTGAILVDGPESIVEELSNSVRNYLRPVQGKAADNKDLTTLEKQIIAVLTKEEKHIDLIIENSRLSPAEVSATLVQLELKGFVRQFEGKLFVVV; encoded by the coding sequence ATGGACCCCAAAGTTTATTGGGTGGCTCTAAACATGGTCGTGGGAGTTGGAAAAACTCTGTTTCACCGTTTGGTGAACGGCCTGGAGTCACCGGAGCAGGTTTTTCGTTCTTCCAGAAAAGATCTGCTGCAGGTCGAAGGCATCGGGGAAAAGGTTGCCGGAGAGATTCTAAAATTTGAAGTCGATAAGCATGTCGAACGTGAATGGCATTTCATAGAGAAATTGGGGCTAAAGGTTGTCACCTCGCAGTGTTCCAGTTACCCCTCGCTGCTCAAGGAAATTTATGATCCGCCTCCGGTTTTATACTTTAAAGGAAAAGATCTCGATCAGTTTCAGGTACCGCTTGCCGTTGTAGGAACAAGAGCTCCTACGAATTATGGGAAAATTGTGACCGAGGCCCTATGTGAAGGGCTGGCTTCCATGGGAGTATGCATTGTGAGCGGGTTTGCACGCGGCATCGACACCTGTGCTCACAAAAAGGCTCTGCAAACCGGGGGGGAGACCGTGGCGGTGTTTGGCTGTGGGCTGTCGCATACGTATCCGCCGGAGAACCGGTATTTGCGAGACAAGATCATTGATCAGGGAGCCATCGTTTCTGAGTTTCCGGTCACCATGCGACCGGAGAGAAATAATTTTCCAGCGCGCAACCGGGTCATCAGCGGCCTTTCCCACGGAACCCTGGTGATTGAAGCAGGCGAAAAAAGCGGAGCGCTGATCACCGCGCAGTTTGCACTGGAGCAGGGACGGGAAGTTTTTGCGGTTCCCGGCAATATCAATTCGTCAAAGAGCCGCGAGACCAACCGGTTGATTAAAACCGGAGCGATCCTCGTGGATGGTCCTGAATCGATTGTGGAGGAACTTTCAAATTCTGTTCGCAATTATCTCAGGCCGGTTCAAGGGAAGGCTGCTGATAATAAAGATTTGACGACCCTAGAGAAACAAATCATTGCAGTTTTGACCAAAGAAGAAAAACACATCGATCTTATTATAGAAAACAGTCGATTGTCACCGGCAGAAGTTTCAGCTACACTGGTTCAGTTGGAATTGAAAGGTTTTGTCCGGCAATTCGAAGGTAAATTGTTTGTTGTTGTATGA
- a CDS encoding peptidase M50, protein MPASSPNIKNWIIFSLLLAGTLVTTYLAGGFLFSIFLMLILGTHEFGHYWASRKNNVKATLPFFIPAPPVFIFGTFGAFIQIKELIPNRRVLMEIGAAGPIAGFIVAVPTLILGLFLSETTQVHTGQGLTFGSSILLTVLSKLILGVTPFSTEVNINLHPIAFAGWIGLFVTALNLLPIGQLDGGHILYSLFKEKYGIFSKGFFVLLFPLGYFWPGWFFWAVMIALMGFKPAPLVDESVLPDRRRRLLGFASIIIFLLTFIPVPFAVV, encoded by the coding sequence TTGCCGGCTTCTTCTCCCAACATTAAAAACTGGATCATCTTTTCTCTGCTTTTGGCGGGAACTTTAGTTACGACTTACCTTGCGGGTGGATTCCTTTTTTCGATTTTTCTCATGCTCATTCTTGGAACGCATGAGTTCGGTCATTATTGGGCCAGCCGAAAAAACAACGTCAAAGCGACGCTTCCTTTTTTTATTCCGGCACCTCCTGTTTTTATCTTCGGAACCTTTGGCGCCTTCATCCAGATCAAAGAACTGATTCCGAACCGGCGGGTGCTGATGGAAATCGGAGCGGCGGGGCCGATCGCCGGATTCATCGTTGCGGTTCCGACGCTGATCCTCGGGCTTTTCCTTTCTGAAACGACCCAGGTGCATACCGGTCAGGGGTTGACGTTCGGAAGTTCGATTCTTCTCACCGTTCTTTCCAAACTGATTCTGGGGGTGACGCCGTTTTCCACAGAGGTCAATATCAATTTACATCCCATCGCCTTTGCCGGATGGATCGGACTTTTTGTTACTGCTTTGAATCTTTTACCAATAGGGCAACTGGATGGCGGCCATATCCTTTATTCTTTATTCAAGGAAAAGTATGGAATTTTTTCCAAGGGTTTTTTTGTTTTGTTGTTTCCCCTCGGTTATTTTTGGCCGGGATGGTTTTTCTGGGCGGTCATGATCGCTCTGATGGGTTTCAAACCAGCCCCGCTGGTTGACGAGTCGGTGCTTCCCGACAGGCGGCGCCGGCTTTTGGGTTTTGCTTCCATAATTATTTTCCTGCTGACGTTTATACCGGTTCCCTTTGCCGTGGTATAG
- the trpB gene encoding tryptophan synthase beta chain has translation MEQSMKQTLLPDESGHFGVFGGKYVIETLMPALKELENVFTEAWNDPAFQKELSFYLRQYVGRPTPLYFAENLTRRLGGAKIYLKREDLTHTGAHKINNTIGSALLAQRMGKKRVIAETGAGQHGVATATAASLFGLECDVFMGEEDMKRQALNVFRMRLLGANVIPVMTGTRTLKDATSEAIRNWITTVESTHYIIGSVVGPHPYPMMVRDFQKIIGEEVTEQIMDVEKRLPDVCVACVGGGSNSMGLFYPFVNHEQIRLIGVEAAGLGVETGKHGATLSHGKPGVLHGMMSYLLYNDDGQIQEAHSISAGLDYPGVGCEHSHLHETGRAQYVSITDEEALQGFQMLSKVEGIIPALESAHAIAHVTKLAPTMKKEEVIVICLSGRGDKDVNQVAERMGVSL, from the coding sequence ATGGAACAGTCAATGAAGCAAACCCTGTTGCCGGACGAGAGCGGTCATTTTGGCGTTTTCGGCGGCAAATATGTGATCGAAACGTTGATGCCCGCCTTAAAGGAACTGGAAAACGTTTTCACCGAGGCCTGGAACGACCCGGCTTTTCAAAAAGAACTGAGTTTTTATCTCAGGCAGTATGTGGGCCGGCCCACGCCTTTATATTTTGCAGAAAACCTGACCCGGCGTCTGGGAGGGGCAAAAATCTATCTGAAGCGGGAAGACCTCACGCATACGGGTGCGCACAAAATCAACAACACCATCGGCAGTGCGCTTCTCGCCCAGCGGATGGGTAAGAAGCGCGTGATCGCCGAGACCGGGGCAGGGCAGCACGGGGTGGCAACCGCCACGGCGGCCTCGCTTTTCGGGTTGGAATGCGACGTATTTATGGGCGAGGAGGACATGAAGCGTCAGGCCCTGAATGTTTTCCGCATGCGGCTTCTGGGCGCCAACGTGATTCCGGTCATGACCGGAACGCGCACTTTGAAAGACGCCACCAGTGAAGCCATTCGCAACTGGATCACCACGGTGGAGAGCACGCATTACATTATCGGCTCCGTCGTTGGTCCGCATCCCTATCCGATGATGGTTCGCGATTTTCAGAAAATCATCGGCGAAGAAGTCACGGAGCAGATCATGGACGTTGAAAAAAGACTGCCGGATGTCTGCGTGGCCTGTGTGGGCGGGGGAAGCAATTCGATGGGATTGTTTTACCCGTTTGTGAACCACGAGCAGATTCGTTTGATCGGTGTGGAAGCGGCCGGGTTAGGAGTCGAAACCGGGAAACACGGAGCCACTTTGAGCCATGGGAAGCCAGGGGTTCTGCACGGAATGATGAGTTATCTTTTATACAACGATGACGGGCAGATTCAGGAAGCGCATTCCATATCGGCGGGGCTTGATTATCCCGGCGTCGGGTGCGAACACAGCCACCTGCACGAAACGGGGCGGGCGCAATATGTTTCTATCACCGATGAAGAGGCCCTGCAAGGGTTTCAAATGCTGTCCAAAGTGGAGGGGATCATCCCGGCTCTGGAGTCGGCGCACGCTATCGCCCACGTCACCAAGCTGGCCCCTACGATGAAAAAGGAGGAAGTCATCGTTATCTGCCTTTCGGGCCGTGGAGATAAGGACGTGAATCAGGTTGCGGAACGAATGGGAGTGTCATTGTGA
- a CDS encoding glycosyl hydrolase, translated as MNLRVSVIIPAFNEESSIGLVLNALPKETLHEIIVVDNGSTDETARVARESGARVVEEKRKGYGSACLKGISELNQPDVVVFLDGDFSDYPEEIIQLVEPIASGNQDFVLGSRMILPESRAALLPQARYGNRLAVFLMRLFFGIRYTDLGPFRAIRYESLVKIGMQDTNFGWTVEMQIKAVQKKLRILEIPVHYRERVGVSKITGTFSGTLKAGTKIIYTIFKYLII; from the coding sequence ATGAATCTTCGCGTATCGGTCATCATTCCCGCCTTTAATGAAGAATCTTCTATTGGCCTGGTTTTAAACGCTCTCCCCAAAGAGACCCTGCACGAAATCATCGTGGTCGACAATGGCTCCACCGATGAGACTGCGCGTGTCGCCAGAGAATCCGGCGCGCGGGTGGTCGAAGAAAAACGCAAGGGCTACGGGTCGGCTTGTCTCAAGGGCATCAGTGAACTGAATCAACCGGATGTGGTCGTATTCCTCGATGGTGATTTCAGCGACTATCCTGAGGAGATCATTCAACTGGTGGAACCGATTGCCTCCGGAAATCAGGATTTTGTTCTGGGGAGCCGCATGATCCTTCCTGAAAGCCGCGCGGCCCTTCTGCCCCAAGCCCGCTACGGAAACCGCCTGGCGGTGTTTCTGATGCGGTTGTTTTTTGGAATCCGCTATACCGACCTTGGGCCATTCCGGGCCATCCGCTATGAATCTCTGGTGAAAATCGGCATGCAGGACACCAATTTTGGCTGGACGGTGGAAATGCAGATCAAAGCGGTTCAAAAAAAACTGAGAATCCTTGAAATTCCGGTGCATTATCGGGAAAGGGTGGGGGTTTCAAAAATAACGGGAACCTTTTCCGGAACGCTGAAGGCCGGAACAAAAATAATTTATACCATCTTCAAATATCTGATAATCTAG
- a CDS encoding gamma-glutamyl-phosphate reductase, whose product MTVREISVQAKAAARKLTHLMTDEKNAALEKMAQALENNAPLILEANGKDLQFARQENIPGPLISRLVLDDEKIKSMARGIRSVARLADPVGREKSVMEMDQDLVLHQVTCPIGVIGAIFESRPDAVPQISALCLKSSNAVILKGGREAQNTNKVIVSLLADAVSQVEGVPKTAIQMIETRAEVAEMLNEDKNINLIVPRGSNAFVRYIQDNTKIPVLGHSEGICHGYIDQSADPEMAVRVVLDSKLQYPAACNALETLLIHQDVAKKIVPVLVKKLSEQNVVLVGCEKTCQLASGIMGADDKEWDTEYNDLKLALKVVADIGEAIEFINVHGSGHTDTILTEDSQHAERFLNDVDSASVLWNASTRFADGFRYGLGAEIGISTNKTHARGPVGLEGLIIYKYKLIGKGQTVADYSGEGAKEFTHRPLTPGNNPSVPK is encoded by the coding sequence ATGACAGTCAGAGAAATTTCAGTGCAAGCTAAAGCCGCCGCCCGCAAGTTGACGCACCTCATGACGGATGAGAAAAATGCGGCTCTGGAAAAAATGGCGCAAGCCTTGGAGAACAATGCGCCTCTAATCCTGGAGGCCAACGGTAAGGATTTGCAATTTGCCAGGCAGGAGAATATCCCCGGTCCTTTGATTTCTCGTCTGGTTTTGGATGATGAAAAGATAAAGAGCATGGCCAGGGGCATCCGCAGTGTCGCCAGGCTAGCCGACCCGGTGGGCCGGGAAAAAAGTGTGATGGAGATGGACCAGGACTTGGTTTTGCATCAGGTGACTTGTCCCATCGGCGTCATCGGCGCAATTTTTGAGTCGCGGCCCGATGCGGTTCCGCAAATTTCCGCACTGTGTTTGAAATCCAGCAATGCGGTGATTCTGAAAGGCGGACGTGAGGCGCAAAACACCAACAAAGTCATCGTCTCTTTGTTGGCGGATGCCGTTTCCCAGGTTGAAGGCGTTCCAAAAACCGCAATCCAGATGATAGAAACCCGGGCGGAAGTTGCGGAAATGCTCAATGAGGACAAAAATATCAACTTGATCGTTCCGAGAGGCAGTAACGCGTTTGTCCGTTATATTCAGGACAACACTAAAATCCCCGTTCTGGGGCATTCAGAAGGAATCTGTCACGGCTACATAGACCAAAGCGCCGATCCTGAAATGGCGGTGCGGGTGGTTCTGGATTCAAAACTGCAATATCCCGCGGCCTGCAATGCTCTGGAAACTTTATTGATCCATCAGGATGTTGCGAAAAAAATTGTGCCGGTTCTGGTGAAAAAACTCAGCGAACAGAATGTTGTGCTCGTGGGCTGTGAAAAAACCTGCCAACTGGCTTCGGGAATTATGGGAGCGGACGATAAGGAATGGGATACGGAGTACAACGACCTGAAGCTGGCTTTGAAGGTGGTCGCCGATATTGGCGAGGCCATTGAATTTATCAATGTGCACGGTTCCGGTCACACCGATACGATTCTTACGGAAGATTCTCAGCACGCGGAAAGGTTTTTGAACGACGTCGATTCCGCGAGTGTTTTGTGGAACGCATCCACCCGTTTTGCGGATGGGTTTCGGTACGGCCTTGGAGCCGAAATCGGTATCAGTACCAATAAAACCCACGCGCGCGGCCCGGTTGGTCTGGAGGGTTTGATCATTTACAAATACAAACTCATCGGAAAGGGACAGACGGTCGCAGATTATTCTGGAGAAGGTGCTAAAGAATTCACCCATCGTCCTTTGACTCCAGGCAACAATCCCTCCGTACCGAAGTAA
- the trpD gene encoding anthranilate phosphoribosyltransferase produces the protein MKIQEALHKVVGGVDLTEKEMVSVMGQIMEGEALVSQMSAFLTALRMKGESISEIVGAARVMRKKAESLNVAPGKIVDTCGTGGDGGSTFNISTASAFVVAGAGITVAKHGNRAVSSRSGSADVLKCLGVNIEAEKSVVEKCLDETGIGFLFAPLMHWAMKHAAGVRKELGFRTIFNLLGPLTNPARAQAQVVGVFGSEWVLPIAQVLKDLGCRHAFVVHGADGLDEISLMDKTRVCELSNDRISEYILCPEDLGLDRCSPDKVQGGSPEENAAIIRELLEGACGPKLDIVLLNASAAIRAGGEAGSLKEGLEIARKSIFSGAARQKLEDLIRVSNSN, from the coding sequence ATGAAAATTCAGGAAGCCCTGCATAAGGTCGTCGGTGGGGTGGATCTGACGGAAAAGGAAATGGTTTCCGTGATGGGGCAGATCATGGAAGGGGAGGCCCTGGTTTCGCAGATGAGCGCTTTTCTCACCGCTCTCAGGATGAAGGGAGAAAGCATCAGTGAAATCGTCGGCGCGGCGCGGGTCATGCGTAAGAAAGCCGAATCGTTGAACGTTGCGCCCGGCAAGATTGTCGATACCTGCGGCACGGGAGGCGATGGCGGCAGTACCTTTAATATTTCCACAGCTTCGGCTTTTGTCGTTGCCGGGGCGGGCATCACCGTGGCAAAGCACGGCAACCGGGCGGTTTCCAGCCGGTCTGGGAGCGCCGATGTATTAAAATGTCTGGGAGTCAACATCGAAGCGGAAAAATCCGTGGTCGAAAAATGTCTGGATGAGACCGGCATTGGATTTCTATTTGCGCCGCTCATGCATTGGGCCATGAAGCACGCCGCCGGGGTCCGCAAGGAATTGGGTTTTCGAACGATTTTCAACTTGTTGGGGCCGTTGACTAATCCGGCGCGGGCCCAGGCACAGGTGGTCGGTGTGTTCGGCAGTGAGTGGGTTTTGCCAATCGCCCAGGTTTTAAAAGATCTGGGGTGCCGCCATGCGTTTGTGGTGCACGGAGCGGACGGGCTCGACGAAATTTCCCTGATGGATAAAACCAGAGTCTGTGAGCTTTCTAACGATCGCATCAGTGAATACATCCTCTGTCCTGAGGATCTGGGTCTCGACCGATGTTCCCCTGACAAGGTCCAGGGAGGATCGCCGGAAGAAAATGCGGCCATCATCCGGGAATTGCTGGAAGGAGCCTGTGGGCCGAAACTGGACATCGTCCTTTTGAATGCCTCAGCGGCCATTCGCGCTGGAGGGGAAGCCGGTTCATTGAAAGAGGGGCTGGAAATCGCCCGGAAATCCATTTTCTCCGGGGCGGCCCGTCAAAAACTTGAGGATCTCATAAGAGTCAGCAATTCCAATTGA
- the trpC gene encoding indole-3-glycerol-phosphate synthase — translation MATVLDKIFAHKKEELGSTKRNAPLSEIKGRVGQQQTLKDVEKALGAGSSTRIIAEIKKKTPFKGELRPGFDGLEIARTYAENGAAAISVLTESNYFGGSIDFLSQVRELVDVPLLRKDFIFDEYQVHEARAFGADFFLLIATWLDKNHLRDLLELGKELGMPALVETHCEKDMEKAFAIGGHLLGINNRDLKTGKTDLGISHRLLKMAAQVPKTLMVCESGIHSAQEIQELGELGAHAFLIGESLMKAENIAEKLSELRGVKQEEKAEKSP, via the coding sequence ATGGCCACTGTACTCGACAAAATTTTTGCTCATAAAAAAGAAGAACTGGGTAGCACCAAGCGCAATGCTCCGCTTTCTGAAATAAAAGGGAGAGTCGGGCAACAGCAGACTTTAAAAGATGTCGAGAAGGCTTTAGGGGCTGGGTCTTCCACTCGAATCATCGCTGAGATCAAAAAGAAGACTCCTTTTAAAGGGGAGTTGCGGCCAGGCTTTGACGGATTGGAAATCGCCCGGACTTATGCCGAAAATGGAGCCGCCGCTATTTCGGTGCTCACCGAATCCAATTACTTCGGCGGCAGTATTGATTTTTTGAGTCAGGTCCGGGAACTGGTCGATGTCCCTTTATTGCGCAAGGATTTTATATTCGATGAATATCAGGTTCACGAGGCGCGCGCTTTCGGCGCGGATTTTTTTCTTCTGATCGCGACCTGGCTGGATAAAAATCATCTTCGGGATCTCCTGGAGTTGGGAAAGGAGCTGGGCATGCCCGCCCTGGTGGAAACGCATTGCGAAAAAGATATGGAAAAAGCATTTGCTATCGGGGGGCATCTGCTGGGAATCAACAACCGGGATTTGAAAACCGGAAAAACCGATCTTGGCATTTCGCACCGTTTGTTAAAAATGGCGGCCCAGGTTCCAAAAACTCTGATGGTTTGTGAAAGCGGAATTCACTCGGCTCAGGAGATTCAGGAATTGGGTGAGTTGGGAGCGCACGCTTTTTTGATCGGTGAAAGTTTGATGAAGGCGGAGAATATCGCTGAAAAATTGTCGGAACTGAGGGGTGTCAAACAGGAGGAGAAAGCAGAAAAATCTCCCTAG
- the trpF gene encoding N-(5'-phosphoribosyl)anthranilate isomerase, whose amino-acid sequence MSGVRIKICGTTRIEDAMLAVEAGADAVGFIFYTKSPRYVSVKEVKTIISKLPPFVETVGVFVNESADNINRIADSCRLDAVQLHGDESPAFCKQIRRKVIKVVRVKDVASFKQLSSYKVSGFLLDTYSESQQGGTGQIFDWGLVREGKKYGPVVLAGGLDSSNVTHAIQKAKPYGVDVCSGVEKTPGIKSPVKLKAFIKAVKSC is encoded by the coding sequence TTGTCTGGGGTGAGAATAAAAATCTGCGGCACGACCCGCATCGAGGATGCCATGCTGGCGGTTGAGGCAGGAGCCGATGCGGTGGGTTTTATTTTTTACACAAAGAGCCCCCGCTATGTATCTGTCAAAGAGGTGAAAACCATTATTTCTAAATTGCCGCCATTTGTGGAGACGGTGGGAGTTTTTGTCAATGAATCGGCAGACAACATCAACCGGATTGCTGATTCGTGTAGACTGGATGCCGTTCAGTTGCATGGGGACGAATCACCGGCTTTCTGCAAACAAATACGCAGGAAAGTGATCAAGGTGGTCCGCGTGAAAGACGTCGCTTCCTTCAAACAATTGTCCTCTTATAAGGTGAGCGGGTTTTTATTGGATACTTATTCGGAGAGTCAGCAGGGAGGCACCGGGCAGATTTTTGACTGGGGCCTCGTGCGGGAGGGGAAAAAATATGGCCCCGTCGTGTTAGCGGGTGGCTTGGACTCCTCCAATGTGACGCATGCCATTCAGAAAGCAAAACCCTACGGGGTGGACGTTTGTTCCGGGGTCGAGAAAACGCCGGGAATCAAAAGTCCGGTGAAACTGAAAGCGTTTATAAAAGCCGTCAAAAGTTGTTGA
- the topA gene encoding DNA topoisomerase 1, with translation MGKSLLIVESPTKVNTLKKIVGKDFIIKASVGHLKDLPKKKLGVDVDNDFAPEYITIRGKGKILSELKAAAKKADHIYLAPDPDREGEAIAYHIGNEVAKFTKGKIYRVSFNEITKKAVKEALDNPTELNSNRVNAQQARRILDRLVGYKISPILWKKIHRGLSAGRVQSVALRLVVDREREIQAFKPVEYWSITLDLEGKVPPPFESKLFKIKDEKAEVNNQEEADKIVKAVDGAELVLEKITKKERKRNPTAPFITSTLQQEASRKLNFTPKKTMMLAQRLYEGLALGSKGTVGLITYMRTDSVRLSDDALNAVREFIPERYGKEYLPASPNFYKSKKSAQEAHEAIRPSDVNIEPKAIKEYLEKDLFNLYQLIWSRFVACQMVPAVLDTTQFDIRTGDYLFRSNGSILKFAGFMKVYVEVTEDKVDAGADKSKSDSDRLLPELDKGDILKLLKISPDQHFTQPPPRFTEALLVKELEDQGIGRPSTYAAIISVIKDRDYIRSEERRLAPSELGFLVSDALVENFPDIMNSEFTAKMEGRLDEIEEGKMEWVQALKDFYKPFQVDLEQAEKKMKDLKSQVEETDEVCEKCGQPMIIKWGRFGKFMACTGYPDCKSTKNLGEDGKGAPVAEEVEGNCEKCESPLIMKMGRFGKFIACSNYPECKFTKPVSLGISCPEENCEGEISPRRTKKGRTFYGCSKYPDCKFTSWEKPVAEACPECKQPYMVEKFKKEEGLSIVCPQCGFKKAHVAA, from the coding sequence ATGGGAAAGTCATTGTTGATTGTGGAGTCACCCACAAAGGTAAATACGTTGAAGAAAATTGTGGGAAAGGACTTTATCATCAAAGCATCTGTCGGTCATCTCAAAGACCTCCCAAAAAAGAAACTGGGGGTGGATGTAGATAACGATTTTGCTCCTGAATACATCACGATTCGCGGAAAAGGAAAAATTCTCAGCGAACTCAAGGCCGCGGCAAAAAAAGCGGATCATATCTACCTGGCTCCCGACCCGGACCGGGAAGGGGAAGCCATTGCTTACCATATCGGGAACGAAGTGGCCAAGTTCACCAAAGGAAAAATCTACCGGGTCTCTTTCAACGAAATCACCAAAAAAGCGGTGAAAGAAGCTCTCGACAACCCCACGGAGCTCAATTCCAACCGGGTGAATGCGCAGCAGGCCAGGCGCATCCTGGATCGGCTGGTGGGCTATAAAATCAGCCCTATTCTTTGGAAGAAAATCCACCGCGGCCTAAGCGCGGGCAGAGTGCAATCTGTTGCTTTACGATTGGTGGTCGATCGTGAACGGGAAATCCAAGCCTTCAAACCTGTGGAATACTGGTCGATCACTCTCGATCTGGAAGGCAAGGTGCCTCCGCCGTTTGAATCCAAACTTTTCAAAATCAAGGATGAAAAAGCTGAAGTCAATAACCAGGAGGAAGCGGACAAAATCGTAAAGGCCGTGGATGGAGCGGAGCTGGTCCTGGAAAAGATCACCAAAAAAGAAAGAAAACGCAATCCGACGGCGCCTTTTATCACCAGCACCTTGCAACAGGAAGCTTCGCGGAAACTAAATTTTACTCCTAAAAAGACCATGATGCTGGCGCAACGATTGTACGAGGGGCTGGCGTTAGGGTCCAAGGGAACGGTGGGTTTGATCACCTACATGCGTACGGACTCGGTTCGCTTGTCTGACGACGCGTTGAACGCAGTACGGGAATTCATTCCCGAGCGTTACGGAAAAGAGTATTTGCCCGCGTCTCCGAATTTTTATAAAAGCAAGAAATCCGCTCAAGAGGCCCATGAAGCGATCCGGCCCTCGGATGTCAACATCGAGCCCAAAGCGATCAAGGAATACCTTGAAAAGGATCTTTTCAATCTTTACCAGTTGATCTGGTCCCGGTTCGTTGCATGCCAGATGGTTCCTGCCGTGCTCGATACGACTCAGTTTGATATCCGCACCGGTGATTATTTATTTCGTAGTAATGGATCGATCTTGAAGTTTGCCGGATTCATGAAAGTTTATGTGGAAGTGACCGAGGATAAGGTGGATGCGGGAGCTGATAAATCCAAAAGTGACAGCGATCGTCTGCTTCCAGAGCTTGATAAGGGAGACATTTTAAAATTACTGAAAATTTCCCCCGATCAGCATTTCACGCAACCGCCTCCCCGGTTTACCGAAGCTCTGTTGGTCAAGGAGCTTGAGGACCAGGGAATCGGCAGACCCAGTACGTATGCGGCTATCATCAGCGTGATCAAGGACCGGGATTATATTCGCTCCGAAGAGCGCAGACTGGCGCCTTCTGAATTGGGGTTTCTGGTTTCAGACGCTTTAGTGGAAAATTTCCCGGACATCATGAACTCTGAGTTTACCGCCAAGATGGAAGGCCGGCTGGATGAAATTGAAGAAGGAAAAATGGAGTGGGTGCAGGCCCTGAAGGATTTCTATAAACCGTTTCAGGTGGATCTGGAACAGGCTGAAAAGAAAATGAAGGACCTGAAAAGCCAGGTGGAGGAAACCGATGAGGTCTGTGAAAAATGCGGGCAACCGATGATCATTAAATGGGGCCGCTTTGGGAAATTCATGGCCTGCACGGGTTACCCCGATTGCAAAAGCACCAAAAACCTTGGCGAAGATGGAAAAGGTGCCCCGGTGGCTGAGGAGGTGGAAGGCAACTGCGAAAAATGTGAATCTCCTTTGATCATGAAAATGGGCCGGTTTGGAAAATTCATTGCCTGCTCGAATTACCCTGAATGCAAATTCACAAAACCGGTGAGTCTCGGCATTTCCTGCCCGGAAGAAAACTGTGAAGGTGAAATCTCCCCGCGAAGAACCAAAAAAGGCAGAACTTTCTATGGGTGCAGTAAATACCCTGATTGTAAATTCACTTCCTGGGAAAAACCGGTTGCGGAAGCCTGCCCGGAATGTAAGCAACCCTATATGGTGGAGAAATTTAAAAAAGAAGAGGGGCTTTCCATCGTCTGTCCGCAGTGTGGGTTCAAGAAAGCCCACGTGGCGGCTTAA
- the trpA gene encoding tryptophan synthase alpha chain produces the protein MSRIQDCFKKLDEKKQKALVAFVTAGDPDLPTTKHIFSLLEKNGADIVELGVPFSDPLADGPVIQASALRALNSGTNLKKIIQLVADIRKNSQLPIVLMTSYNPVFVYGQKQFIDDALKAGVDGVIIPDLPPEEAKEFQTMADPKGLETIFLLAPTSTEDRVTMVARQSRGFIYYVSLTGTTGVKSTVAENLQPKVQVIKNAAALPVLVGFGISGPEQAKEASAVSDGVIVGSAIVRLIAENSDPAERDAKIGQFVSSVKQAISS, from the coding sequence GTGAGCCGGATTCAAGATTGTTTCAAAAAGTTAGATGAAAAAAAGCAAAAAGCCCTGGTCGCGTTTGTGACGGCGGGAGACCCGGATCTGCCCACCACCAAGCATATATTTTCCCTGTTGGAAAAAAATGGAGCGGATATCGTTGAACTGGGTGTCCCCTTTTCCGATCCGCTGGCGGATGGTCCCGTTATACAGGCCTCCGCTCTGCGCGCGCTGAACAGTGGCACCAATTTGAAAAAAATAATCCAGCTGGTCGCTGACATTCGCAAAAACTCTCAACTTCCCATTGTTTTGATGACCAGCTACAACCCGGTTTTCGTTTATGGGCAAAAGCAATTCATCGATGACGCCTTGAAAGCCGGCGTGGATGGAGTAATCATTCCCGATCTTCCTCCTGAGGAAGCGAAAGAATTCCAGACCATGGCCGATCCTAAGGGTTTGGAAACAATTTTTCTGCTGGCTCCGACGAGCACGGAGGATCGCGTCACGATGGTCGCCCGGCAAAGCCGCGGATTCATTTATTATGTCTCTCTTACCGGGACGACCGGTGTGAAATCGACCGTCGCCGAAAACCTTCAGCCCAAGGTGCAAGTCATCAAAAATGCCGCGGCCCTTCCGGTACTGGTCGGGTTTGGCATTTCCGGGCCCGAGCAGGCGAAAGAAGCGTCGGCGGTCTCGGACGGGGTGATCGTCGGGAGTGCGATTGTCCGGTTGATCGCGGAAAATAGCGACCCTGCCGAACGGGATGCTAAAATTGGGCAATTTGTTTCCAGTGTGAAGCAGGCGATTTCCTCCTAG